A region from the Fusarium graminearum PH-1 chromosome 4, whole genome shotgun sequence genome encodes:
- a CDS encoding elongation factor 2, translating to MVNFTIDEIRQLMDKPTNVRNMSVIAHVDHGKSTLTDSLLAKAGIISTAKAGDARATDTRADEQERGITIKSTAISLYGQLGEDDDVADIVGQKTDGKDFLINLIDSPGHVDFSSEVTAALRVTDGALVVVDTVEGVCVQTETVLRQALGERIKPVIIINKVDRALLELQVSKEDLYQSFSRTIESVNVIISTYLDKSIGDIQVYPDKGTVAFGSGLHGWAFTVRQFAVRYAKKFGVDKNKMMERLWGDNYFNPKTKKWTKNGTYEGKQLERAFNQFILDPIFKIFSAVMNFKKEEITTLLEKLNLKLNAEDREKEGKQLLKAVMRTFLPAADSLLEMMILHLPSPATAQKYRAETLYEGPIDDEAAIGIRDCDPKGPLMLYVSKMVPTSDKGRFYAFGRVFSGTVRSGLKVRIQGPNYVPGKKEDLFIKAIQRTVLMMGGKVEPIDDMPAGNIVGLVGIDQFLLKSGTLTTSETAHNLKVMKFSVSPVVQRSVQVKNAQDLPKLVEGLKRLSKSDPCVLTMTSESGEHVVAGAGELHLEICLKDLEEDHAGVPLIISDPVVQYRETVTGKSSITALSKSPNKHNRLYMVAEPIDEELSLAIEGGKVSARDDFKARARVLADDFGWDVTDARKIWTFGPDGTGANLLVDQTKAVQYLNEIKDSVVSGFQWATREGPVAEEPMRSCRFNILDVTLHADAIHRGGGQIIPTARRVLYAASLLAEPALLEPVYLVEIQVPEQAMGGVYGVLTRRRGHVFSEEQRPGTPLFNIKAYLPILESFGFNGDLRQATSGQAFPQSVFDHWQILPGGSPLDATSKVGAIVTTMRKRKGVKEIVPGVENYYDKL from the exons ATGGTTAA CTTCACAATCGACGAGATTCGGCAGCTTATGGACAAGCCTACCAATGTCCGTAACATGTCCGTTATTGCCCACGTCGATCACGGCAAGTCTACCCTGACCGActctcttctcgccaaggCCGGTATCATTTCCAccgccaaggctggtgatgcCCGAGCCACCGATACTCGTGCCGACGAACAGGAGCGTGGTATCACTATCAAGTCCACTGCCATCTCCCTGTACGGTCAGCTTGGtgaggacgacgacgttgCCGACATTGTTGGCCAGAAGACCGACGGAAAGGACTTCCTTATCAACCTTATTGACTCTCCCGGTCACGTTGATTTCTCTTCTGAAGTTACTGCTGCTCTCCGTGTCACTGATGGTGCTCTCGTTGTCGTCGACACCGTCGAGGGTGTCTGTGTCCAGACCGAGACCGTCCTCCGACAGGCTCTTGGTGAGCGCATCAAgcccgtcatcatcatcaacaaggtcgaccGTGCTCTTCTCGAGCTCCAGGTCTCCAAGGAGGATCTTTACCAGTCCTTCTCTCGAACCATCGAGTCCGTCAACGTCATCATCTCTACCTACCTTGACAAGTCCATTGGTGACATCCAGGTCTACCCTGATAAGGGTACCGTCGCCTTCGGTTCCGGTCTGCACGGCTGGGCTTTCACCGTCCGCCAGTTCGCTGTCCGATACGCCAAGAAGTTCggtgttgacaagaacaagatgatggagcGTCTCTGGGGCGACAACTACTTcaaccccaagaccaagaagtGGACCAAGAACGGTACCTACGAGGGTAAGCAGCTCGAGCGTGCCTTCAACCAGTTCATCCTCGACcccatcttcaagatcttctccGCCGTCATGAacttcaagaaggaggagatcaCCActctccttgagaagctcaacctcaagcttAACGCTGAGGACcgtgagaaggagggcaagcAGCTCCTCAAGGCTGTCATGCGAACTTTCCTTCCCGCTGCCGACTCTCTCcttgagatgatgattctCCACCTTCCTTCTCCCGCGACTGCGCAGAAGTACCGTGCTGAGACTCTCTACGAGGGTCCCATCGATGACGAGGCTGCTATCGGTATCCGAGACTGTGACCCCAAGGGTCCTCTCATGCTCTACGTCTCCAAGATGGTGCCTACCTCCGATAAGGGTCGATTCTACGCTTTCGGTCGTGTCTTCTCCGGTACCGTCCGATCCGGTCTTAAGGTCCGTATCCAGGGTCCCAACTACGTCCCcggaaagaaggaggatctcttcatcaaggcTATCCAGCGTACTGTCCTGATGATGGGTGGCAAGGTCGAGCCCATCGATGATATGCCTGCCGGTAACATTGTTGGTCTGGTCGGTATTGATCagttccttctcaagtctGGTACCCTCACCACCAGCGAGACCGCCCACAacctcaaggtcatgaaGTTCTCCGTCTCCCCTGTCGTTCAGCGATCCGTCCAGGTCAAGAACGCCCAGGATCTTcccaagcttgttgagggtcTCAAGCGTCTCTCCAAGTCCGACCCCTGTGTTCTTACCATGACCTCCGAGTCTGGTGAGCACGTTGtcgctggtgctggtgagCTCCATCTCGAGATTTGCCTTaaggatctcgaggaggaCCACGCTGGTGTTCCCCTGATCATCTCCGACCCCGTCGTCCAGTACCGTGAGACCGTTACCGGCAAGTCCAGCATCACTGCTCTGTCCAAGTCTCCCAACAAGCACAACCGTCTGTACATGGTTGCTGAGCCTATCGATGAGGAGCTTTCTCTTGCCATCGAGGGTGGCAAGGTCAGCGCCCGTGACGATTTCAAGGCTCGTGCCCGTGTCCTGGCTGACGACTTCGGCTGGGATGTCACCGACGCCCGAAAGATCTGGACCTTCGGTCCCGACGGCACTGGTGCTAACCTGTTGGTCGACCAGACCAAGGCTGTCCAGTACCTCAACGAAATCAAGGATTCCGTTGTCTCCGGTTTCCAGTGGGCTACCCGTGAGGGTCCCGTTGCTGAGGAGCCCATGCGATCTTGCCGTTTCAACATCCTCGATGTTACCCTCCACGCCGATGCCATTCACCGTGGTGGTGGTCAGATCATCCCCACTGCCCGTCGTGTCCTGTACGCCGCCTCTCTTCTCGCCGAGCCCGCTCTCCTCGAGCCCGTCTACCTCGTCGAGATCCAGGTTCCCGAGCAGGCCATGGGTGGTGTCTACGGTGTCCTTACCCGACGACGTGGTCACGTCTTCAGCGAGGAGCAGCGCCCCGGTACtcctctcttcaacatcaaggccTACCTCCCCATTCTCGAGTCTTTCGGTTTCAACGGAGATCTCCGACAGGCCACCTCCGGACAGGCTTTCCCTCAGTCCGTCTTCGACCACTGGCAGATCCTTCCCGGTGGCTCTCCTCTCGACGCTACCAGCAAGGTCGGAGCTATTGTCACCACTATGCGAAAGCgcaagggtgtcaaggagatcgTTCCCGGTGTCGAGAAC TACTACGACAAGCTGTAA